A genomic region of Pogona vitticeps strain Pit_001003342236 chromosome 15, PviZW2.1, whole genome shotgun sequence contains the following coding sequences:
- the BRMS1 gene encoding breast cancer metastasis-suppressor 1 — MGEEPHASFRGQENLENSAMPVQPLPKEMEAEGDSAAEMNGEEESEDEHSGSQSESEEESSEMDEEDCERRRMECLDEMLDLEKQFTELKETLFKERLSQVKAKLEDVMSGKAAEYLDPLRVLQDRMQIRIEVAGIYRGFCLEVIHHKHGCEVQGAQQHLESEKLMLFDTLQERLLERIQRLEDDRHSVGLTSEWWDDKLQPKHSSKDWDPLRPGKRKKPPLVSGPYIVYMLHEMDIMEDWTAIKKAKAAVSPPKRKLEGPVKAEKLPSPSLFSAHCEDGHLHYEGDVYVRGQTVSLRVGDEAPVQAVITAISTGEVWLRRDDGTKTKLYMSQLQKGKYSVHRI, encoded by the exons ATGGGAGAAGAGCCCCATGCCTCTTTCAGAGGGCAGGAAAAT CTGGAAAACAGCGCAATGCCTGTCCAGCCTCTGCCAAAAGAGATGGAGGCAGAAGGAGACTCTGCGGCAGAGATGAACGGCGAAGAAGAGAGCGAGGACGAACACAGTGGCAGCCAGTCTGAATCTGAAGAGGAGAGTTCAG AGATGGACGAGGAGGACTGCGAGCGGCGCCGCATGGAGTGCCTGGATGAGATGCTGGACTTGGAAAAGCAATTCACTGAGCTGAAAGAGAC GCTTTTTAAGGAGCGCCTCAGCCAGGTGAAGGCGAAGCTGGAGGACGTGATGTCGGGAAAGGCGGCGGAATATCTCGACCCTCTGAGGGTCCTGCAGGATCGCATGCAGATTCGGATTGAAGTGGCCG GAATCTACCGAGGTTTCTGCCTGGAAGTGATCCATCACAAACATGGGTGTGAAGTGCAAGGAGCGCAGCAACATTTGGAG AGTGAGAAGCTGATGCTCTTCGACACCCTCCAGGAGCGCTTATTGGAACGGATCCAGCGTTTGGAGGATGACCGGCACAGTGTCGGCCTCACGTCAG AATGGTGGGACGACAAGCTCCAGCCGAAGCACAGCTCCAAGGATTGGGACCCTCTGCGGCCCGGAAAGAGGAAGAAACCGCCGCTGGTGTCCG GGCCGTACATTGTCTACATGTTGCATGAGATGGACATCATGGAGGACTGGACTGCCATCAAGAAG GCTAAAGCCGCAGTCTCGCCCCCGAAGAGGAAACTAGAAG gCCCGGTGAAAGCCGAAAAGCTGCCTTCTCCATCCCTCTTCTCTGCGCACTGTGAAGACGGCCACCTCCATTACGAAGGCGACGTCTACGTCAGAGGGCAGACCGTCTCTTTGCGCGTGGGGGACGAGGCGCCTGTCCA GGCGGTCATTACAGCCATCAGCACAGGAGAAGTTTGGCTTCGCAGGGATGATGGCACCAAGACCAAACTCTACATGTCCCAGCTTCAGAAGGGCAAGTACTCCGTGCACAGGATCTAG
- the B4GAT1 gene encoding beta-1,4-glucuronyltransferase 1 yields the protein MHCSCFQVLAAALALVAGLQLLYLGLLSGLHGQDQRSHYAGLFRGHGRPLPWDGHKERLERVLASGGTLDASGQYRIYQDMLQATWGGRSRQDVVLVTHTSLGNLHHAQQLAERWQGPISVALFAPGPADVRLATVIVYALAALCPPVRQFFRLHLVCPAEQVAMFPESEDHPELGRLKSCSDVYVRLARVGAGRRNYAMDVANASYPNNLLRNVARRAVGGHWVLVVDMDMVPSEGLREAFLALPRAPDEGTPGVYVVPAFEIRHTRRIPGSKMELLQLYQVGEIRPFYEELCLRCQAPTNYSHWLNLPVGGPLRVAYEVEWQDPWEPFYIGASSVPPYDERFKQYGFNRISQACELHVAGYRFSVLSNAFLVHKGFKVASEFHAQKDAENQRNKVLFRQFKQELKAKYPTSPRRC from the exons ATGCACTGCTCCTGCTTCCAGGTGCTGGCAGCGGCCTTAGCACTGGTGGCCGGCCTGCAGCTGCTCTACTTGGGCCTCCTTTCCGGACTGCACGGGCAGGATCAACGCTCCCACTATGCCGGGCTTTTCCGGGGCCACGGCCGGCCCTTGCCCTGGGACGGGCACAAGGAGAGGCTCGAGCGGGTGCTGGCCAGCGGAGGCACCCTGGACGCCAGCGGGCAGTACCGCATCTACCAGGACATGCTGCAGGCCACCTGGGGTGGCCGAAGCCGCCAGGATGTGGTGCTGGTCACCCACACCAGCCTGGGCAACTTGCACCACGCTCAGCAGCTGGCCGAACGCTGGCAGGGCCCCATCTCCGTGGCCCTCTTTGCGCCGGGCCCGGCCGACGTCCGCTTGGCCACGGTGATCGTCTACGCCCTGGCCGCCCTCTGCCCGCCGGTCCGCCAGTTCTTTCGCCTCCACTTGGTGTGCCCGGCGGAGCAGGTGGCGATGTTCCCGGAGTCGGAGGATCACCCGGAGTTGGGCCGGCTCAAATCCTGCAGCGACGTCTACGTCCGACTGGCACGGGTCGGGGCCGGGCGCCGGAATTATGCCATGGACGTCGCCAACGCCTCCTATCCCAACAACCTGCTCCGCAACGTCGCTCGGAGGGCGGTGGGTGGGCATTGGGTGCTGGTGGTGGACATGGACATGGTGCCCAGCGAGGGTCTGCGGGAGGCCTTCCTGGCGCTGCCCAGAGCCCCCGACGAGGGGACCCCCGGCGTCTACGTGGTGCCGGCTTTTGAAATCCGCCACACTCGCCGCATCCCCGGGAGCAAGATGGAGCTGCTGCAGCTGTACCAAGTGGGCGAGATCCGGCCGTTCTACGAGGAGCTCTGCTTGCGATGCCAGGCCCCCACCAACTACTCCCACTGGCTCAATCTGCCCGTCGGCGGGCCCCTGCGCGTGGCCTACGAGGTGGAGTGGCAGGACCCCTGGGAGCCTTTCTACATTGGTGCTAGTTCGGTTCCCCCCTACGACGAACGTTTCAAGCAGTACGGCTTCAACCGCATCAGCCAG GCCTGCGAGCTCCACGTGGCCGGATACCGTTTCTCGGTGCTGAGCAACGCCTTCCTGGTGCACAAGGGCTTCAAGGTGGCGAGTGAATTCCACGCGCAAAAGGATGCCGAGAACCAGCGCAACAAGGTGCTCTTTCGACAGTTCAAGCAGGAGCTGAAAGCCAAATACCCCACCTCGCCCCGTCGGTGCTGA